A stretch of Oncorhynchus mykiss isolate Arlee chromosome 14, USDA_OmykA_1.1, whole genome shotgun sequence DNA encodes these proteins:
- the LOC110488567 gene encoding nucleotide exchange factor SIL1 → MLIGCRRRGRQSTRLKVALMLLVFICQFVHVLSEKSPSALTVVESPEASLEGEEDAHVEEGDSEDLDVFHPTDKWKTLKPGHGVPRGSQVRLNLQTGQREVKLGEHQTLKYQIDGQRQGKENTQGPSVSAVELKKALKNIKEGVDPKTSDKEETEALRAQFHTMDELKKDMVRLDMLMESDFQIMSRLVSQFNSSNATVEEKVKALHDLEYLVHQVDNAHNLASRGGLKLVVDALNSTDYRLQESASFVLGSALSSNPVVQVEAVESGTLQKLLMLLATPRPMSVKKRALFALACLLRHCPFAQSHFLKLGGLQVLGDIFRASGGGAVRVRIVTILYDMINEKELISQTGLDPIPDASHNERLRQYAQVSLQPLLAEQGWCSLVPELLASPEHDWKEKALRTILAMMPHCQTQYRKDYALSSSLSALQEQYQELVLTEQVLGDEDGYFGEILALLETVVLKLKQV, encoded by the exons ATGTTGATCGGATGCCGGAGAAGAGGACGTCAATCTACCAGACTGAAGGTAGCACTCATGCTCTTAGTATTCATTTGTCAATTCGTCCATGTTCTCAGCGAAAAG TCTCCCTCCGCTCTGACTGTTGTGGAGAGCCCTGAGGCCAGcctggagggtgaggaggatgccCACGTGGAAGAGGGAGATTCTGAGGATTTGGATGTGTTCCATCCAACAGATAAGTGGAAGACTCTCAAACCAG GTCATGGGGTCCCAAGGGGCTCTCAAGTAAGGCTCAACCTCCAGACTGGACAGAGGGAGGTCAAACTTGGGGAACACCAGACTCTCAAATACCAGATAGATGGACAAAG ACAGGGGAAGGAGAACACACAGGGCCCATCTGTCAGTGCTGTGGAGCTGAAGAAGGCTTTGAAAAATATCAAAGAAGGAGTGGATCCCAAAACCAGTGACAAAGAAGAGACG gaGGCTCTCAGGGCCCAGTTTCATACCATGGATGAGCTGAAAAAAGACATGGTCAGGCTAGACATGCTGATGGAGTCAGACTTCCAGATTATGAGTAGACTGGTGTCCCAATTCAACAGCTCTAACGCCACTGTGGAAGAGAAGGTTAAAGCTCTACATGACTTAGAGTACCTTGTTCATCAG GTGGACAATGCACATAACCTGGCATCTAGGGGAGGGTTGAAGCTTGTGGTTGATGCATTGAACAGCACAGACTATCGACTTCAAGAGAGTGCTTCTTTCGTTCTGGGATCAGCTCTATCAAG TAACCCGGTGGTGCAGGTGGAGGCAGTTGAAAGTGGTACCCTTCAGAAGCTGTTAATGTTACTTGCCACTCCACGACCCATGTCTGTTAAAAAGAGG GCGTTGTTTGCTCTGGCCTGTTTGCTACGTCACTGCCCCTTTGCCCAAAGCCACTTCCTGAAGCTGGGTGGGCTGCAAGTGTTGGGGGATATTTTCCGAGCATCTGGAGGTGGGGCTGTCCGTGTGAGGATTGTAACCATACTCTATGATATGATCAACGAAAAG GAGCTGATCTCTCAGACTGGACTTGACCCCATCCCAGATGCATCTCACAATGAGCGTTTGCGGCAGTATGCGCAGGTCTCCCTCCAGCCACTTTTGGCAGAGCAAGGCTGGTGCAGTCTGGTACCTGAACTGTTGGCCTCCCCAGAGCACGACTGGAAGGAAAAGGCCCTGAGAACTATCCTGGCCATGATGCCTCACTGCCAGACTCAGTATCGAAAGGATTACGCCCTGTCTTCCTCCCTCAGCGCCCTACAGGAGCAGTACCAGGAGCTGGTGCTCACAGAGCAGGTCCTCGGTGACGAGGATGGATACTTTGGGGAGATCCTGGCTCTGTTGGAGACAGTGGTGCTGAAACTGAAACAAGTATAG
- the LOC110488569 gene encoding protein Spindly isoform X2 — MCTSGDDEIQRLQRKLKEADDALQKAGQYGLQLLDGQLDLQNKLEEQRIEMTNAVEALEQEKYSLQREVALKSRVLDSLRSDHDSIKSQQRLQWEQHESQLERNHAMELNECKNTMERMRSELDEVRLSEKQLRHKLELQTETLSIKMEELRFVTERTHETLSTEMMELQVERMELEAAKATLELALQEAQYKEQQLELTNTNLQRQLERISEEKEECEREAVSCFNTLEKAREANQDLQIQLDQLLQQAQDPNSKGNSLFGELEDKRAEMERQLISMKVQHQSLQKQHAFSKQQLHRMKVQIATLVQLQGSRADPAQLERLQSMLSEKNSEIQALVIKLRRLEKVEMTWKAQPPSAPVETDSGDGTYYTDLLKMQLSNSVKDAERLGDELSMQRMKSLSESQRALELERKLFSAERAHKQSQSDNIKLQVKVEELRLKYEPNEVNRKHIQKRKREKLPVDIPEVKKEEPMVLELPKHMKEEMEAEAHPFTEERLTVAPLQPPNNPKPDSTLTRDSKCVRICEEPPTTIPNPPRSPSADCKTMTEELEMEKEGEENRRDDKKRLKSQVIHVSSQKTLENQCAQQ; from the exons ATGTGTACTTCAGGAGACGATGAGATCCAGCGACTACAACGCAAGTTGAAGGAAGCAGATGATGCGCTGCAGAAAGCAGGCCAATATGGCCTTCAGCTGCTGGATGGGCAGCTGGATCTACAGAAcaaactggaggagcagcggaTAGAGATGACCAACGCTGTGGAG GCCCTGGAGCAGGAGAAATACTCCCTGCAGCGGGAAGTGGCGCTGAAAAGCCGTGTGCTGGACAGCTTGCGCTCTGACCACGACTCGATCAAGAGCCAACAGAGGCTGCAGTGGGAGCAACATGAATCCCAGCTGGAGAGGAATCATGCTATGGAGCTCAATGAGTGCAAGAACACG atggagagaatgagatcTGAACTGGATGAGGTGCGGCTGAGTGAGAAGCAGTTGAGGCATAAACTGGAGCTCCAGACAGAGACCCTGAGCATCAAGATGGAGGAGCTACGATTTGTCACAGAGCGGACTCATGAAACCCTGTCCACAGAGATGATGGAATTGCAGGTGGAGAGGATGGAGCTTGAGGCTGCTAAG GCTACCTTGGAGCTGGCACTTCAGGAGGCCCAGTACAAAGAGCAGCAGCTGGAGCTGACTAACACAAACCTTCAACGTCAACTGGAGAGAATCAGTGAGGAGAaagaagagtgtgagagagaagcTGTCTCCTGTTTCAACACCTTGGAG AAAGCCCGAGAGGCCAACCAAGATCTCCAGATTCAACTGGATCAGCTGTTGCAACAGGCACAAGATCCCAACAGCAAGGGAAATTCTTTATTTGGAGAG CTTGAAGACAAAcgagcagagatggagagacagctgATCAGTATGAAAGTACAGCACCAATCCCTTCAGAAGCAGCATGCCTTCTCCAAACAACAGCTCCATCGTATGAAG GTTCAGATAGCCACACTCGTGCAACTGCAAGGCTCTAGAGCAGATCCTGCCCAGCTGGAGCGCCTGCAATCGATGCTCTCAGAGAAGAACAGTGAGATTCAAGCCCTTGTTATAAAACTACGTCGCCTGGAGAAAGTGGAG ATGACATGGAAGGCACAGCCCCCTTCAGCCCCGGTGGAAACAGACAGTGGGGATGGGACATACTACACTGACCTTCTGAAAATGCAACTTTCGAACTCTGT gaaggATGCAGAGCGACTGGGGGATGAGTTGTCTATGCAAAGGATGAAGTCACTCTCTGAGAGTCAAAGAGCACTGGAGCTGGAGAGGAAGCTTTTCAGTGCAGAGAGGGCCCACAAACAGAGCCAGAGTGACAACATCAAGCTGCAAGTCAAAGTGGAAGAGCTCCGGTTGAAATATGAGCCCAATG AGGTGAATAGAAAACATATTCAGAAGCGCAAGCGCGAGAAGCTCCCTGTAGACATTCCAGAGGTGAAGAAAGAGGAGCCCATGGTACTGGAGCTCCCCAAGCACATGAAAGAAGAAATGGAAGCAGAGGCCCACCCTTTTACAGAGGAGAGGCTCACCGTTGCCCCTCTGCAGCCCCCCAACAACCCCAAGCCTGACTCTACCTTGACCCGAGACAGCAAGTGTGTGCGCATCTGCGAGGAGCCCCCAACCACTATCCCCAACCCCCCCAG GTCTCCATCAGCTGACTGTAAAACCATGACTGAGGAGCTGGAGATGGAGAAAGAAGGTGAAGAGAACAGAAGGGATGACAAGAAACGGCTGAAATCTCAAGTCATCCATGTTTCCTCGCAGAAAACACTGGAAAACCAATGTGCTCAGCAGTAG
- the LOC110513958 gene encoding protein Spindly gives MCTSGDDEIQRLQRKLKEADDALQKAGQYGLQLLDGQLDLQTKLEEQRVEMTNAVEALEQEKYSLQREVALKSRVLDSFRSDHDSIKSQQRLQWEQHESQLERNHAMELNECKNTMERMRSELDEVRLSEKQLRHKLELQTETLSIKMEELRFVTERTHETLSTEMMELQVERMELEAAKATLELALQEAQYKEQQLELTNTNLQRQLERISEEKEECEREAVSCFNTLEKAREANQDLQIQLDQLLQQAQDPNSKGNSLFGELEDKRAEMERQLISMKVQHQSLQKQHAFSKQQLHRMKVQIATLVQLQGSRADPAQLERLQSMLSEKNSEIQALVIKLRRLEKVEMTWKAQPPSAPVETDSGDGTYYTDLLKMQLSNSVKDAERLGDELSMQRMKSLSESQRALELERKLFSAERAHKQSQSDNIKLQVKVEELRLKYEPNEVNRKHIQKRKREKLPVDIPEVKKEEPMVLELPKHMKEEMEAEAHPFTEERLTVAPLQPPNNPKPDSTLTRDSKCVRICEEPPTTIPNPPRSPSADCKTMTEELEMEKEGEENRRDDKKRLKSQVIHVSSQKTLENQCAQQ, from the exons ATGTGTACTTCAGGAGACGATGAGATCCAGCGACTACAACGCAAGTTGAAGGAAGCAGATGATGCGCTGCAGAAAGCAGGCCAGTATGGCCTTCAGCTGCTGGATGGGCAGCTGGATCTACAGACcaaactggaggagcagcgggtaGAGATGACCAACGCTGTGGAG GCCCTGGAGCAGGAGAAATACTCCCTGCAGCGGGAAGTGGCGCTGAAAAGTCGTGTGCTGGACAGCTTTCGCTCCGACCACGACTCGATCAAGAGCCAACAGAGGCTGCAGTGGGAGCAACATGAATCCCAGCTGGAGAGGAATCATGCTATGGAGCTCAATGAGTGCAAGAACACG atggagagaatgagatcTGAACTGGATGAGGTGCGGCTGAGTGAGAAGCAGTTGAGGCATAAACTGGAGCTCCAGACAGAGACCCTGAGCATCAAGATGGAGGAGCTACGATTTGTCACAGAGCGGACTCATGAAACCCTGTCCACAGAGATGATGGAATTGCAGGTGGAGAGGATGGAGCTTGAGGCTGCTAAG GCTACCTTGGAGCTGGCACTTCAGGAGGCCCAGTACAAAGAGCAGCAGCTGGAGCTGACTAACACAAACCTTCAACGTCAACTGGAGAGAATCAGTGAGGAGAaagaagagtgtgagagagaagcTGTCTCCTGTTTCAACACCTTGGAG AAAGCCCGAGAGGCCAACCAAGATCTCCAGATTCAACTGGATCAGCTGTTGCAACAGGCACAAGATCCCAACAGCAAGGGAAATTCTTTATTTGGAGAG CTTGAAGACAAAcgagcagagatggagagacagctgATCAGTATGAAAGTACAGCACCAATCCCTTCAGAAGCAGCATGCCTTCTCCAAACAACAGCTCCATCGTATGAAG GTTCAGATAGCCACACTCGTGCAACTGCAAGGCTCTAGAGCAGATCCTGCCCAGCTGGAGCGCCTGCAATCGATGCTCTCAGAGAAGAACAGTGAGATTCAAGCCCTTGTTATAAAACTACGTCGCCTGGAGAAAGTGGAG ATGACATGGAAGGCACAGCCCCCTTCAGCCCCGGTGGAAACAGACAGTGGGGATGGGACATACTACACTGACCTTCTGAAAATGCAACTTTCGAACTCTGT gaaggATGCAGAGCGACTGGGGGATGAGTTGTCTATGCAAAGGATGAAGTCACTCTCTGAGAGTCAAAGAGCACTGGAGCTGGAGAGGAAGCTTTTCAGTGCAGAGAGGGCCCACAAACAGAGCCAGAGTGACAACATCAAGCTGCAAGTCAAAGTGGAAGAGCTCCGGTTGAAATATGAGCCCAATG AGGTGAATAGAAAACATATTCAGAAGCGCAAGCGCGAGAAGCTCCCTGTAGACATTCCAGAGGTGAAGAAAGAGGAGCCCATGGTACTGGAGCTCCCCAAGCACATGAAAGAAGAAATGGAAGCAGAGGCCCACCCTTTTACAGAGGAGAGGCTCACCGTTGCCCCTCTGCAGCCCCCCAACAACCCCAAGCCTGACTCTACCTTGACCCGAGACAGCAAGTGTGTGCGCATCTGCGAGGAGCCCCCAACCACTATCCCCAACCCCCCCAG GTCTCCATCAGCTGACTGTAAAACCATGACTGAGGAGCTGGAGATGGAGAAAGAAGGTGAAGAGAACAGAAGGGATGACAAGAAACGGCTGAAATCTCAAGTCATCCATGTTTCCTCGCAGAAAACACTGGAAAACCAATGTGCTCAGCAGTAG
- the LOC110488571 gene encoding heterogeneous nuclear ribonucleoprotein A0, with product MDNSSQLCKLFVGGLNVDTDDDGLRKHFEQYGQLTDCVVVVNKQLQRSRCFGFVTYSSAEEADAAMAARPHVVDGTNVELKRAVAREDAGKPEALAKVKKIFIGGLKDDIEDEHLNEYFSQFGEIEKAEVIAEKETGKKRGFGFVHFTDNDSADKAVVLKFHNINGHKVEVKKALTKQEMQATGRGGRGGRGMRGGQNGFGGGRGGYDSYGGGFGGGYGGSAGGYGGGYGSGGYGGAYGGGASYGGGYGDQMGGYGGGNGYSDFGSGYSQQSSGYGPMKGGTNYAGRSPAPYAPRGGAGGYSRGAYGGY from the coding sequence ATGGATAACTCCTCTCAACTTTGCAAACTTTTTGTTGGTGGATTGAACGTAGATACCGACGATGATGGGCTCCGCAAGCATTTTGAGCAGTACGGTCAACTGACCGACTGCGTTGTAGTTGTGAATAAGCAGCTACAGAGGTCCCGCTGTTTTGGCTTTGTAACCTACTCGAGCGCTGAGGAGGCAGATGCAGCAATGGCGGCAAGGCCACATGTCGTTGATGGCACCAACGTGGAGTTGAAAAGAGCGGTCGCTCGTGAAGATGCCGGTAAACCCGAGGCACTCGCCAAGGTCAAGAAAATATTCATCGGGGGACTGAAAGACGACATCGAAGATGAACATCTGAATGAGTATTTTTCCCAGTTCGGCGAGATCGAGAAGGCCGAAGTTATCGCAGAGAAGGAAACCGGAAAGAAAAGAGGTTTTGGTTTTGTTCACTTCACAGATAACGATTCGGCCGATAAGGCAGTGGTACTTAAGTTCCACAACATCAATGGGCACAAGGTGGAGGTGAAGAAAGCCCTCACAAAGCAGGAGATGCAAGCTACGGGCCGTGgcggaaggggaggaagaggcatGAGAGGAGGACAAAATGGCTTCGGAGGCGGCAGAGGTGGTTACGACAGCTACGGGGGTGGTTTCGGTGGGGGCTACGGGGGCAGTGCTGGTGGCTATGGCGGTGGCTACGGAAGTGGAGGCTACGGCGGTGCCTATGGGGGAGGCGCAAGCTACGGAGGTGGTTACGGCGACCAGATGGGAGGCTATGGTGGCGGCAATGGCTACAGTGACTTTGGCAGTGGGTACAGCCAGCAGTCCTCCGGTTATGGGCCCATGAAAGGCGGCACCAACTACGCTGGTAGGAGCCCTGCTCCCTACGCCCCCCGAGGCGGTGCAGGTGGCTACAGCAGAGGAGCGTATGGCGGCTACTAA
- the LOC110488569 gene encoding protein Spindly isoform X1, whose translation MLWDRQKMCTSGDDEIQRLQRKLKEADDALQKAGQYGLQLLDGQLDLQNKLEEQRIEMTNAVEALEQEKYSLQREVALKSRVLDSLRSDHDSIKSQQRLQWEQHESQLERNHAMELNECKNTMERMRSELDEVRLSEKQLRHKLELQTETLSIKMEELRFVTERTHETLSTEMMELQVERMELEAAKATLELALQEAQYKEQQLELTNTNLQRQLERISEEKEECEREAVSCFNTLEKAREANQDLQIQLDQLLQQAQDPNSKGNSLFGELEDKRAEMERQLISMKVQHQSLQKQHAFSKQQLHRMKVQIATLVQLQGSRADPAQLERLQSMLSEKNSEIQALVIKLRRLEKVEMTWKAQPPSAPVETDSGDGTYYTDLLKMQLSNSVKDAERLGDELSMQRMKSLSESQRALELERKLFSAERAHKQSQSDNIKLQVKVEELRLKYEPNEVNRKHIQKRKREKLPVDIPEVKKEEPMVLELPKHMKEEMEAEAHPFTEERLTVAPLQPPNNPKPDSTLTRDSKCVRICEEPPTTIPNPPRSPSADCKTMTEELEMEKEGEENRRDDKKRLKSQVIHVSSQKTLENQCAQQ comes from the exons atgcTGTGGGacagacaaaaa ATGTGTACTTCAGGAGACGATGAGATCCAGCGACTACAACGCAAGTTGAAGGAAGCAGATGATGCGCTGCAGAAAGCAGGCCAATATGGCCTTCAGCTGCTGGATGGGCAGCTGGATCTACAGAAcaaactggaggagcagcggaTAGAGATGACCAACGCTGTGGAG GCCCTGGAGCAGGAGAAATACTCCCTGCAGCGGGAAGTGGCGCTGAAAAGCCGTGTGCTGGACAGCTTGCGCTCTGACCACGACTCGATCAAGAGCCAACAGAGGCTGCAGTGGGAGCAACATGAATCCCAGCTGGAGAGGAATCATGCTATGGAGCTCAATGAGTGCAAGAACACG atggagagaatgagatcTGAACTGGATGAGGTGCGGCTGAGTGAGAAGCAGTTGAGGCATAAACTGGAGCTCCAGACAGAGACCCTGAGCATCAAGATGGAGGAGCTACGATTTGTCACAGAGCGGACTCATGAAACCCTGTCCACAGAGATGATGGAATTGCAGGTGGAGAGGATGGAGCTTGAGGCTGCTAAG GCTACCTTGGAGCTGGCACTTCAGGAGGCCCAGTACAAAGAGCAGCAGCTGGAGCTGACTAACACAAACCTTCAACGTCAACTGGAGAGAATCAGTGAGGAGAaagaagagtgtgagagagaagcTGTCTCCTGTTTCAACACCTTGGAG AAAGCCCGAGAGGCCAACCAAGATCTCCAGATTCAACTGGATCAGCTGTTGCAACAGGCACAAGATCCCAACAGCAAGGGAAATTCTTTATTTGGAGAG CTTGAAGACAAAcgagcagagatggagagacagctgATCAGTATGAAAGTACAGCACCAATCCCTTCAGAAGCAGCATGCCTTCTCCAAACAACAGCTCCATCGTATGAAG GTTCAGATAGCCACACTCGTGCAACTGCAAGGCTCTAGAGCAGATCCTGCCCAGCTGGAGCGCCTGCAATCGATGCTCTCAGAGAAGAACAGTGAGATTCAAGCCCTTGTTATAAAACTACGTCGCCTGGAGAAAGTGGAG ATGACATGGAAGGCACAGCCCCCTTCAGCCCCGGTGGAAACAGACAGTGGGGATGGGACATACTACACTGACCTTCTGAAAATGCAACTTTCGAACTCTGT gaaggATGCAGAGCGACTGGGGGATGAGTTGTCTATGCAAAGGATGAAGTCACTCTCTGAGAGTCAAAGAGCACTGGAGCTGGAGAGGAAGCTTTTCAGTGCAGAGAGGGCCCACAAACAGAGCCAGAGTGACAACATCAAGCTGCAAGTCAAAGTGGAAGAGCTCCGGTTGAAATATGAGCCCAATG AGGTGAATAGAAAACATATTCAGAAGCGCAAGCGCGAGAAGCTCCCTGTAGACATTCCAGAGGTGAAGAAAGAGGAGCCCATGGTACTGGAGCTCCCCAAGCACATGAAAGAAGAAATGGAAGCAGAGGCCCACCCTTTTACAGAGGAGAGGCTCACCGTTGCCCCTCTGCAGCCCCCCAACAACCCCAAGCCTGACTCTACCTTGACCCGAGACAGCAAGTGTGTGCGCATCTGCGAGGAGCCCCCAACCACTATCCCCAACCCCCCCAG GTCTCCATCAGCTGACTGTAAAACCATGACTGAGGAGCTGGAGATGGAGAAAGAAGGTGAAGAGAACAGAAGGGATGACAAGAAACGGCTGAAATCTCAAGTCATCCATGTTTCCTCGCAGAAAACACTGGAAAACCAATGTGCTCAGCAGTAG